The following coding sequences lie in one Halorussus rarus genomic window:
- a CDS encoding aconitate hydratase, with protein MGRTLTEKILADHLVDGELETGEEIGIEIDQVLAHDLTGTMVWLQFEALDLDKVQVEIAGQHCDHQTYQPDFKISDDHRFLRSAAGTFGAYFARPGTGILHQVHKENFVTPGKTLLGADSHTPTAGGLGQLGIGTGGLDIATTMGGAPYYIEMPEIVNVRLEGELPEWATAKDVILELLRRLSVKGGVGKVFEYTGPGIESLSAHERTVISNMGTELGATTSIFPSDERTEEYFRRLNREDDFRPLAPGDDADYDDELAIDLSAIEPLVAEPSMPDNVVPVGEVAGTEVDQVIVGSCTNGAYEDILPVAKILEGRETDQSTEMIVAPGSKQASEMLAKEGWVAEMMAAGVNFSEATCGACIGAGHVPASDSVSLRTFNRNFEGRSGMEDDAVFLCSPEVAAASAIAGEIVDPRDFADELGLAAPGREMPELYNGTPDSDIILPEESVDDELVKGPNIGDVPLKDELGSDLDGPALLKMGDNITTDHVIPATKEVSMYRSNVPKLSEFTLSRVDGSFAERAEAADGGFLVAGENYGQGSSREHAALCPMYLGVHGVLAKSLARIHKANLINFGLLPLTIDDETYDSIRQGDDIELVDDVVSAVLNGRTEFTVRVNDEWDAPATLRVNDRERELLAAGGKLPHTRAQLSAD; from the coding sequence ATGGGACGGACCCTCACGGAGAAGATACTCGCAGATCATCTCGTCGACGGGGAACTCGAGACTGGCGAGGAGATTGGCATCGAGATCGACCAAGTCCTTGCACACGACCTGACGGGGACGATGGTCTGGCTGCAGTTCGAGGCCCTCGACCTGGACAAGGTTCAGGTCGAAATCGCCGGTCAACACTGCGACCACCAGACCTATCAGCCGGACTTCAAGATCTCCGACGACCATCGGTTCCTCCGAAGCGCGGCAGGCACGTTCGGGGCGTACTTCGCCCGTCCGGGAACCGGAATCCTCCACCAGGTTCACAAGGAGAACTTCGTCACGCCCGGCAAGACCCTGCTCGGTGCGGACTCGCACACGCCGACGGCGGGCGGACTCGGTCAGCTCGGCATCGGCACCGGGGGCCTGGACATCGCCACGACGATGGGCGGGGCACCCTACTACATCGAGATGCCGGAGATCGTCAACGTCAGACTGGAGGGTGAACTTCCCGAGTGGGCGACCGCGAAGGACGTCATCCTCGAGCTGCTCCGTCGACTCTCCGTGAAGGGCGGCGTCGGTAAGGTGTTCGAGTACACCGGACCCGGCATCGAGAGCCTCTCGGCGCACGAACGAACGGTGATCTCGAACATGGGGACGGAGCTCGGAGCGACGACTTCCATTTTTCCGTCCGACGAGCGCACGGAGGAGTACTTCCGCCGATTGAATCGCGAGGACGACTTCCGGCCACTCGCCCCCGGCGACGACGCCGACTACGACGACGAACTCGCGATCGACCTCTCGGCTATCGAGCCACTGGTCGCCGAGCCGTCGATGCCCGACAACGTCGTGCCCGTCGGCGAAGTCGCGGGCACCGAGGTCGACCAGGTCATCGTCGGCTCCTGCACCAACGGCGCCTACGAGGACATCCTCCCGGTCGCAAAGATACTCGAGGGCCGCGAAACCGACCAGTCGACCGAGATGATCGTCGCACCCGGCAGCAAGCAGGCCTCCGAGATGCTCGCGAAGGAGGGCTGGGTCGCCGAGATGATGGCGGCCGGCGTCAACTTCTCCGAGGCGACCTGCGGCGCCTGCATCGGCGCCGGTCACGTTCCAGCGAGCGATTCGGTGTCGCTCCGGACGTTCAACCGCAACTTCGAGGGCCGTTCGGGGATGGAGGACGACGCGGTGTTCCTCTGCTCGCCGGAGGTCGCGGCCGCGTCGGCTATCGCGGGCGAGATCGTCGACCCGAGGGACTTCGCCGACGAGCTCGGTCTGGCGGCACCCGGCCGCGAGATGCCCGAACTGTACAACGGTACGCCCGACTCCGACATCATCCTCCCCGAGGAGTCGGTCGACGACGAGCTCGTCAAGGGCCCGAACATCGGCGACGTCCCGCTCAAAGATGAGTTAGGGTCCGACCTCGACGGACCGGCCCTGCTGAAGATGGGCGACAACATCACCACCGACCACGTGATCCCGGCGACCAAGGAGGTGTCGATGTACCGCTCGAACGTCCCCAAACTCTCGGAGTTCACCCTCTCACGGGTCGACGGAAGCTTCGCCGAGCGCGCGGAGGCGGCCGACGGCGGCTTCCTCGTCGCCGGCGAGAACTACGGGCAGGGCTCCTCGCGCGAACACGCTGCCCTTTGTCCGATGTACTTGGGCGTCCACGGCGTCCTCGCGAAGAGCCTCGCCCGGATCCACAAGGCCAACCTCATCAACTTCGGGTTGTTGCCGCTGACTATCGACGACGAGACCTACGACAGCATCAGGCAGGGTGATGATATCGAACTGGTCGACGACGTCGTAAGTGCGGTGCTAAACGGACGGACGGAGTTCACCGTGCGGGTGAACGACGAGTGGGACGCTCCAGCCACCCTACGGGTGAACGACCGGGAACGCGAACTGCTCGCTGCCGGTGGGAAGCTTCCTCACACTAGGGCGCAGCTCTCGGCGGACTAG
- a CDS encoding antitoxin VapB family protein: MATKTISLDEEAYERLKAHKREGESFSEVVKRIAGERSWKEVAGILSDEEAQELEGKIEEGRDRSRDRRDRLDSDLRSDG, from the coding sequence ATGGCGACCAAAACAATCTCTCTCGACGAGGAGGCCTACGAACGCCTCAAGGCCCATAAACGGGAAGGAGAGTCGTTCTCGGAGGTCGTCAAGCGGATCGCGGGTGAACGCTCGTGGAAGGAGGTCGCCGGCATTCTCTCCGACGAGGAAGCCCAGGAGCTCGAGGGCAAAATCGAGGAGGGACGGGACCGGTCCCGCGACCGGCGCGACCGCCTCGATTCGGACTTGCGGAGCGACGGATGA
- a CDS encoding PIN domain-containing protein, with protein sequence MIEDTSFVIDILHDDPDALAYLDRIEKENRPEKVASITVLELYEAVPQLDVPEKRQRKILDVLDTRHVVPADDTVMQKAGKISGGLRSRGEEIDREDCLIGATALLTDEPVVTRNSDHFERIDGLDVETY encoded by the coding sequence ATGATCGAGGACACGTCGTTCGTTATCGACATCTTGCACGATGACCCTGACGCGCTCGCGTATCTCGACCGCATCGAGAAGGAGAACCGCCCCGAAAAGGTCGCCTCGATCACCGTCCTCGAACTCTACGAAGCCGTTCCGCAGTTAGACGTCCCCGAGAAACGCCAGCGGAAGATACTCGACGTGCTAGACACCCGCCACGTCGTTCCCGCCGACGATACGGTGATGCAGAAAGCGGGGAAGATTTCGGGCGGGCTCCGCTCCCGGGGCGAAGAGATCGACCGCGAGGACTGTCTCATCGGTGCGACCGCGTTACTCACCGACGAGCCGGTCGTCACTCGCAACAGCGACCACTTCGAGCGGATCGACGGTCTCGACGTCGAAACGTATTGA
- a CDS encoding class I SAM-dependent methyltransferase, protein MATGAGHTVGAVYKSGVLSVVATDAAPTMVATVKAKFPSIIGAVADAEQLPFPDDMFDAVMCRIAAHHSLQRHL, encoded by the coding sequence ATAGCGACCGGCGCAGGTCATACTGTGGGTGCCGTCTACAAGTCCGGTGTCCTTTCGGTGGTAGCGACTGATGCCGCACCAACCATGGTCGCGACAGTAAAAGCGAAGTTTCCAAGCATTATAGGAGCTGTTGCTGACGCTGAGCAGTTACCGTTTCCGGATGATATGTTCGACGCTGTAATGTGTCGTATCGCTGCTCATCACTCCCTCCAGAGACATTTGTAA
- a CDS encoding cob(I)yrinic acid a,c-diamide adenosyltransferase, with protein sequence MSRDTQPTDDRDELHAQTPGRGTSPEAEPIEPSAPEEFGLVQVWWGDGKGKTTAAMGMGFRAAGHGFRVHVLQFMKGGASSVEAVRGEYNAIERFPGFSYENTGHYGWHGFLDGSDDDEHAAKAQGGLARAEELLAAAGDADLAAPRPPDAPADEGVHMLILDEILYAVNRDLLAPETVVDLVESKPDDLELVLTGGHERPTYLLDHADLVTNVRKERHPIEDGQRARKGTEY encoded by the coding sequence ATGTCACGAGACACGCAACCTACTGACGACCGCGACGAACTGCACGCACAGACGCCGGGAAGAGGCACGTCACCCGAGGCGGAGCCCATCGAACCGTCGGCGCCCGAGGAGTTCGGCCTCGTGCAGGTCTGGTGGGGCGACGGCAAGGGCAAGACCACCGCCGCGATGGGGATGGGGTTCCGGGCCGCGGGCCACGGCTTCCGGGTCCACGTGCTCCAGTTCATGAAGGGCGGCGCGTCGAGCGTCGAGGCCGTCCGCGGCGAGTACAACGCCATCGAGCGGTTCCCTGGCTTCAGCTACGAGAACACCGGCCACTACGGCTGGCACGGCTTCCTCGACGGCTCGGACGACGACGAGCACGCCGCGAAGGCCCAGGGCGGACTCGCCCGGGCCGAGGAGCTGCTGGCGGCGGCCGGGGACGCCGACCTCGCCGCGCCCCGACCGCCCGACGCGCCGGCCGACGAGGGTGTACACATGCTGATCCTCGACGAGATACTCTACGCGGTGAACCGCGACCTGCTCGCCCCCGAGACTGTGGTCGACCTCGTCGAGTCGAAGCCCGACGACCTCGAACTCGTTCTCACCGGCGGGCACGAGCGGCCGACGTACCTCCTCGACCACGCCGACCTGGTCACGAACGTCCGCAAGGAGCGCCACCCCATCGAGGACGGGCAGCGCGCCCGCAAGGGCACCGAGTACTGA
- the aceB gene encoding malate synthase AceB translates to MATEHHDRTFVRTFFTSPTAVEGDDTAEMLRKASQLEGMQAPDVWVPDNEDATAPSMRDEGVENILDVVAEHGADFPGEIHPRVVWHRDDPETRRRGFEHMMQLADPDAGAIEHIDGFVVPEVGAIDDWKKADEFITIVEAENGLEEGSLAMSPIVESGEAELAMSRIDREIGKRSNNLERLFMLVDGEVDYTKDMRAQTPAGDLPPWPELRHNTSRAASANDLIAVDGPYDDIRDVEGYRRRMTDNRAKGMTGIWSLTPGQVVEANTEPLPPQEGSYLLDLGDDTVELERTGDDAHAYDGDDVELEKLGDGRYRLRIGREERELDEDELHDELRDRLQYVMAMDDYVESMTEFEEAKESGKGAISMSRTARLVLGGTEFEVTRDRMWDEATYQAAKTPITLFQEVYEARPDQRDDLEERYGREVVDRAMDVG, encoded by the coding sequence ATGGCGACAGAGCATCACGACCGCACGTTCGTGCGGACGTTCTTCACGTCACCGACCGCCGTCGAGGGCGACGACACCGCCGAGATGCTGCGTAAGGCCTCCCAGCTCGAGGGGATGCAAGCGCCCGACGTCTGGGTGCCCGACAACGAGGACGCGACGGCGCCGAGCATGCGCGACGAGGGCGTCGAGAACATCTTGGACGTGGTCGCCGAGCACGGCGCGGACTTCCCCGGCGAGATCCACCCGCGCGTGGTCTGGCACCGCGACGACCCCGAGACGCGGCGACGGGGCTTCGAGCACATGATGCAGTTGGCCGACCCCGACGCGGGGGCGATAGAGCACATCGACGGGTTCGTGGTTCCGGAGGTGGGCGCCATCGACGACTGGAAGAAAGCCGACGAGTTCATCACCATCGTCGAGGCCGAGAACGGCCTCGAGGAGGGTAGCCTGGCGATGTCGCCCATCGTCGAGAGCGGCGAGGCCGAGCTCGCGATGTCCCGCATCGACCGGGAGATCGGCAAGCGCTCGAACAACTTAGAGCGACTCTTCATGCTGGTCGACGGCGAGGTCGACTACACCAAGGACATGCGCGCTCAGACCCCGGCGGGCGACCTGCCGCCGTGGCCGGAGCTGCGGCACAACACCTCCCGGGCGGCGAGCGCGAACGACCTGATCGCGGTCGACGGCCCGTACGACGACATCCGGGACGTCGAGGGGTACCGCCGGCGGATGACCGACAACCGGGCGAAGGGGATGACGGGCATCTGGTCGCTGACGCCCGGCCAGGTCGTCGAGGCGAACACGGAGCCCCTACCGCCCCAGGAGGGCAGCTACCTGCTCGACCTCGGGGACGACACCGTCGAGTTAGAGCGGACCGGCGACGACGCCCACGCCTACGACGGCGACGACGTGGAACTCGAAAAACTCGGAGACGGGCGATACCGGCTCCGGATCGGACGCGAGGAACGCGAACTCGACGAGGACGAACTCCACGACGAGCTCCGGGACCGGCTCCAGTACGTCATGGCGATGGACGACTACGTCGAGTCGATGACCGAGTTCGAGGAGGCCAAGGAGTCGGGGAAGGGCGCCATCTCGATGTCGCGGACCGCGCGACTCGTCCTCGGCGGCACCGAGTTCGAGGTCACGCGCGACCGGATGTGGGACGAGGCCACCTACCAGGCGGCGAAGACGCCGATTACCCTGTTCCAGGAGGTGTACGAGGCGCGGCCGGACCAGCGCGACGACCTCGAGGAGCGGTACGGCCGCGAGGTCGTGGACCGCGCGATGGACGTCGGGTAG
- a CDS encoding DUF998 domain-containing protein, whose product MNRTRFSAVLGVAAVLVSFLGILGGVSTAPWFSWASNDLSDLGISAGPERWLFNYGLILSGIVGLGFLPALCATARHRAHRLALVPFAVAMVAVAGVGVFPADQPQAHALSAVTAYVAFVATPVVYGVGDLLAGAGNRGAATIASAVIHLGLWVLAVASLGETLTGIAVPEFVGATLFNAWVLYTAFRAWR is encoded by the coding sequence ATGAATCGGACCCGGTTCTCTGCGGTACTCGGCGTCGCGGCCGTACTCGTCTCGTTTCTCGGCATCCTCGGCGGCGTCTCGACTGCGCCGTGGTTCTCGTGGGCCAGCAACGATCTCTCGGACCTCGGTATCTCGGCCGGTCCCGAGCGGTGGCTGTTCAACTACGGGTTGATACTATCGGGGATCGTCGGCCTCGGGTTCCTCCCCGCGCTGTGCGCGACCGCACGGCACCGCGCGCATCGACTCGCGCTCGTCCCGTTCGCGGTCGCGATGGTCGCCGTCGCCGGCGTCGGCGTCTTCCCCGCCGACCAGCCGCAAGCACACGCCCTCTCGGCCGTTACCGCCTACGTCGCGTTCGTGGCGACGCCCGTTGTCTACGGTGTCGGCGATCTGTTGGCGGGCGCCGGCAATCGCGGCGCGGCGACGATAGCCAGCGCCGTCATCCACCTCGGTCTCTGGGTGCTGGCGGTCGCGTCGCTCGGGGAGACGCTGACCGGAATCGCCGTCCCGGAGTTCGTCGGCGCCACTCTGTTCAACGCGTGGGTCCTCTATACCGCGTTCCGGGCGTGGCGCTGA